A region from the Fusarium musae strain F31 chromosome 1, whole genome shotgun sequence genome encodes:
- a CDS encoding hypothetical protein (BUSCO:EOG09260AQB~EggNog:ENOG41), producing the protein MASLKRSTETDSLASNISSKVYVRSTRSGKVQKIVREVYLRTDIPCSSKLCKACLQEAPRNAAQQAQPFVLSDKPAGTKTFPQGHYLVPDTNALLNAMDLFEQSSAFYDVIILQTVLEELRNRSLPLYNRLVGLTKSEDKRFYVFFNDFRLETFVHRQANETVNDRNDRAVRLAVKWYGEHLARTKAKNLPAVVMLSDDRENLRKAKEDGLHASSLRDYVSGLEDGERLLDLVAEAQNQESFKKQGQMLYPEYFTLSRMMTGVKAGLMHQGIFNVSPYNYLEGSIKVPAFPKPLLVLGRENINRAVDGDVVVVEVLPQDQWKEPSTKIIEEDAITKNENADVEETQDLVSEKERKALQEQVKKTQKSASESKPQPTAKVVGVIKRNWRQYVGHIDPSSASKGSSQGRKQDSVFLIPMDKKIPKIRLRTRQVADLLGKRLLVTIDAWERDSRHPIGHFVRSLGELETKSAETEALLLEWDVQYRPFPKTVLDCLPREGHDWRVPTSLEDPGWKQREDLRGLLICSIDPVGCQDIDDALHAKQLPNGNYEVGVHIADVSNFVKPANAMDTEASIRGTTVYLVDKRIDMLPPLLGTDLCSLKPYVERFAFSVLWELNDNADIVNVRFTKSVIKSREAFSYEQAQLRIDDESQQDDLTKGMRMLLMLSKKLKKKRMDAGALSLSSPEVKVQTESETSDPIDVKTKQLLDTNSLVEEFMLFANVSVAAKIYEAFPQTAILRRHAAPPKTNFDELSNQLRTKRGMELRTGSSKALADSLDQCVDPKEPFFNTLVRIMATRCMMSAEYFCSGTQAYPEFRHYGLASEIYTHFTSPIRRYADLLAHRQLAAAIDYEAIHPNVRSRGRLEAVCKNINVRHRNAQMAGRASIAYYVGQALKGKVAEEDAFVMKIFSNGFVVLVPRFGTEGLIRLRDLAEPEPEAEYDAETYTLTTKGSREIKVELFQKVRVRVRDEKDEMTGKRGVKMELIEA; encoded by the exons ATGGCGAGCTTAAAAAGATCTACCGAGACAGATTCTCTGGCCTCAAACATCTCCAGCAAGGTCTACGTGCGATCAACCCGGAGTGGCAAAGTACAGAAAATCGTGAGAGAAGTCTACTTACGAACTGACATCCCCTGCTCTTCCAAGCTCTGCAAAGCCTGTCTTCAGGAAGCCCCTAGAAATGCTGCTCAGCAAG CTCAGCCTTTTGTGCTCTCGGACAAGCCAGCAGGCACCAAGACTTTCCCTCAGGGCCATTACCTGGTGCCTGATACTAACGCGCTGCTCAACGCAATGGACCTTTTTGAGCAGAGCTCAGCTTTCTACGATGTTATCATTCTGCAAACAGTACTCGAGGAGCTGCGAAATCGGTCATTACCACTCTACAACCGTCTAGTGGGGCTCACAAAGAGCGAGGATAAGAGATTTTacgtcttcttcaacgacTTTAGGCTCGAGACATTCGTCCACCGCCAGGCAAATGAGACTGTGAATGACAGGAATGACAGAGCTGTGCGGTTAGCCGTCAAGTGGTACGGCGAACATCTTGCCAGGACAAAAGCGAAAAATCTCCCAGCAGTAGTGATGCTCAGCGATGATCGAGAGAACCTTcgcaaggccaaggaagaTGGGCTTCATGCATCTTCTCTCCGGGACTATGTGAGTGGCCTCGAAGATGGCGAGAGGCTACTAGATTTAGTCGCAGAAGCCCAAAACCAAGAGTCTTTCAAGAAGCAGGGCCAGATGCTGTACCCTGAGTACTTTACCctgtcaaggatgatgacTGGAGTCAAGGCTGGTTTAATGCATCAAGGAATCTTCAATGTGTCGCCATATAACTACCTCGAGGGTTCAATCAAAGTACCGGCGTTCCCCAAACCTCTTCTCGTATTGGGCCGTGAAAACATCAACCGAgccgttgatggtgatgttgtggTCGTTGAAGttcttcctcaagatcagTGGAAAGAACCTTCGACAAAGATCATTGAGGAGgacgccatcaccaagaacgAGAATGCAGATGTGGAGGAGACCCAGGATCTCGTATCTGAGAAGGAGCGAAAGGCCTTGCAAGAGCAGGTCAAGAAGACTCAGAAGAGTGCATCGGAGAGCAAGCCTCAGCCTACGGCCAAGGTTGTGGGTGTTATCAAGCGCAACTGGCGTCAGTATGTTGGTCATATTGACCCATCGTCAGCCAGTAAGGGTTCCAGCCAAGGTCGCAAGCAGGATAGCGTTTTCCTCATTCCAATGGACAAGAAGATTCCCAAAATCCGCCTTCGTACGCGCCAGGTTGCtgaccttcttggcaagcGCCTGTTGGTAACCATTGATGCCTGGGAGCGCGACTCAAGACATCCTATCGGACATTTCGTGCGATCCTTGGGTGAGCTGGAGACCAAATCGGCCGAGACCGAAGCTCTGTTGCTGGAGTGGGATGTTCAATATCGGCCTTTTCCCAAGACCGTGCTGGACTGCCTTCCCAGAGAGGGACACGACTGGAGGGTGCCGACAAGCCTAGAAGATCCTGGTTGGAAGCAGAGGGAGGATCTCAGAGGTCTTCTCATCTGCAGTATTGACCCTGTTGGGTGCCAGGATATCGATGATGCCCTCCATGCCAAGCAGCTCCCTAACGGGAACTATGAAGTTGGTGTTCACATCGCCGACGTGTCCAACTTTGTCAAGCCTGCCAATGCCATGGATACTGAAGCCAGTATCCGGGGTACCACAGTCTATCTCGTCGATAAGCGTATCGATATGCtacctcctcttcttggtaCCGATCTTTGCTCGCTCAAGCCTTACGTTGAGCGATTTGCATTCTCGGTGCTCTGGGAGCTGAACGACAATGCTGACATCGTCAACGTTCGCTTCACCAAGTCTGTCATCAAATCTCGAGAAGCATTCAGCTATGAACAGGCTCAGTTGCGAATCGACGATGAGTCTCAGCAAGACGATCTTACCAAGGGAATGCGTATGCTTCTCATGCTATCCAAGAAATTAAAGAAGAAGCGAATGGATGCTGGTGCCCTGAGCCTCTCCTCCCCAGAAGTCAAGGTGCAAACTGAATCTGAGACGTCTGATCCTATTGATGTCAAGACAAAGCAGCTTCTCGATACAAACTCTCTCGTCGAAGAGTTCATGTTGTTCGCCAACGTGAGCGTTGCAGCCAAGATCTATGAAGCATTTCCTCAAACTGCCATTCTCCGTCGTCACGCGGCTCCCCCAAAGACAAACTTTGATGAACTATCAAACCAACTCCGCACCAAGCGTGGCATGGAGTTGCGGACCGGTTCCAGCAAGGCCCTTGCGGATTCTCTGGATCAGTGCGTGGACCCCAAGGAgccattcttcaacaccCTTGTGCGTATCATGGCTACTCGCTGCATGATGAGTGCAGAGTATTTCTGCTCTGGAACACAGGCCTATCCTGAATTCCGCCATTACGGCCTTGCTTCAGAGATCTACACACATTTCACCTCTCCCATCCGCCGTTACGCCGATCTTCTTGCCCACAGACAGCTCGCTGCTGCCATCGATTACGAGGCCATACACCCTAACGTACGCAGCCGGGGTCGCCTTGAGGCTGTCTGTAAGAATATCAACGTGCGCCACCGCAACGCTCAGATGGCCGGTCGTGCCAGCATCGCTTACTATGTCGGCCAGgccctcaagggcaaggttgCGGAGGAAGACGCATTCGTGATGAAGATTTTCAGCAACGGGTTCGTCGTCCTTGTTCCACGCTTTGGTACAGAGGGCCTGATCCGCCTTCGAGACCTTGCGGAGCCTGAGCCCGAGGCCGAGTACGACGCAGAGACATACACGCTTACAACCAAGGGAAGCCGCGAGATCAAGGTAGAGCTCTTCCAAAAAGTCAGGGTTAGAGTCCGtgacgagaaggatgagatgacAGGCAAACGCGGTGTCAAGATGGAATTGATCGAAGCATAG